The proteins below are encoded in one region of Mytilus trossulus isolate FHL-02 unplaced genomic scaffold, PNRI_Mtr1.1.1.hap1 h1tg000928l__unscaffolded, whole genome shotgun sequence:
- the LOC134703261 gene encoding uncharacterized protein LOC134703261 isoform X2 codes for MKKEFDSPCCDMEDELALYHLMRIPNALNLNIQILKEGASVYYEGQNGKRSISILALQKVGDLCLSFLPFMEGIFLNDRKISDHKDKCGAGVFCQGNSLYKKCLKCFQTYHSSCIISHEEAFVCGCHIRRPYHPKDLNIYKDEVRFIETLDMVDIKYIELRNKISSKGAVKENDEKLLDVFLPEVMVSFVMMVEGLNRFQSELFLRTDIHKLIQPSSE; via the exons ATGAAAAAAGAATTTGACTCCCCTTGTTGTGACATGGAAGATGAATTGG CTTTATATCACCTGATGCGTATACCAAATGCACTTAATCTGAATATACAAATACTCAAAGAAGGAGCATCTGTTTATTATGAAGGGCAAAATGGCAAAAGATCAATAAGCATTTTGGCTCTTCAAAAAGTAGGAGATCTATGTTTATCCTTTCTCCCTTTCATGGAAGGAATTTTCCTGAATGACAGAAAGATATCCGACCATAAAGATAAATGTGGTGCAGGAGTATTTTGTCAGGGAAATTCACTATATAAAAAGTGCTTAAAATgtttccagacatatcattcaAGTTGTATTATATCTCATGAGGAAGCATTTGTATGTGGATGTCATATCCGACGACCATATCATCCAAAAGA CCTCAATATATACAAGGATGAAGTGAGGTTCATTGAAACTCTGGATATGGTAGATATAAAG tATATTGAACTGAGGAATAAGATCAGCAGTAAAGGGgctgtaaaagaaaatgatgaGAAGCTACTTGATGTCTTTTTACCAGAG GTGATGGTAAGCTTTGTTATGATGGTGGAAGGTCTGAACAGATTTCAGTCTGAGCTGTTCTTGCGTACAGATATTCACAAATTGATACAACCTAGTAGTGAATGA
- the LOC134703261 gene encoding uncharacterized protein LOC134703261 isoform X1: protein MKKEFDSPCCDMEDELALYHLMRIPNALNLNIQILKEGASVYYEGQNGKRSISILALQKVGDLCLSFLPFMEGIFLNDRKISDHKDKCGAGVFCQGNSLYKKCLKCFQTYHSSCIISHEEAFVCGCHIRRPYHPKDLNIYKDEVRFIETLDMVDIKKLCNKIRRTELPSFRWNVFRQFNSKKRKDVKTLNCLQFIPSENIYIELRNKISSKGAVKENDEKLLDVFLPEVMVSFVMMVEGLNRFQSELFLRTDIHKLIQPSSE, encoded by the exons ATGAAAAAAGAATTTGACTCCCCTTGTTGTGACATGGAAGATGAATTGG CTTTATATCACCTGATGCGTATACCAAATGCACTTAATCTGAATATACAAATACTCAAAGAAGGAGCATCTGTTTATTATGAAGGGCAAAATGGCAAAAGATCAATAAGCATTTTGGCTCTTCAAAAAGTAGGAGATCTATGTTTATCCTTTCTCCCTTTCATGGAAGGAATTTTCCTGAATGACAGAAAGATATCCGACCATAAAGATAAATGTGGTGCAGGAGTATTTTGTCAGGGAAATTCACTATATAAAAAGTGCTTAAAATgtttccagacatatcattcaAGTTGTATTATATCTCATGAGGAAGCATTTGTATGTGGATGTCATATCCGACGACCATATCATCCAAAAGA CCTCAATATATACAAGGATGAAGTGAGGTTCATTGAAACTCTGGATATGGTAGATATAAAG aAATTATGTAACAAGATTAGAAGAACAGAGTTGCCTTCTTTTCGTTGGAATGTTTTCAGACAGTTCAATTCTAAGAAAAGAAAAGATGTGAAAACGTTGAACTGCCTTCAATTCATTCCTTCTGAAAATATA tATATTGAACTGAGGAATAAGATCAGCAGTAAAGGGgctgtaaaagaaaatgatgaGAAGCTACTTGATGTCTTTTTACCAGAG GTGATGGTAAGCTTTGTTATGATGGTGGAAGGTCTGAACAGATTTCAGTCTGAGCTGTTCTTGCGTACAGATATTCACAAATTGATACAACCTAGTAGTGAATGA